In Candidatus Binatia bacterium, the genomic window GAGTTTTTTATTGACTAAAAAATTTGCCGGCGATAAGGTCATTCAAAATAATGTTGAATTATGAATGTTGAACGTTGAATTGGATCCCGGGGTCCGGAATTCAAAACTCATCATTCAAAATTCAAAATTCTTCTTAGGAGTGTCTAATGGTCAACAAAGTCATCCTAGTCGGCAATCTCGGTAAAGACCCGGAGGTGCGCTACACCGCCAACGGCAAGGCCGTCGCCCGGTTTTCCCTCGCCACGAGCGA contains:
- the ssb gene encoding single-stranded DNA-binding protein is translated as MVNKVILVGNLGKDPEVRYTANGKAVARFSLATS